A single window of Ananas comosus cultivar F153 linkage group 19, ASM154086v1, whole genome shotgun sequence DNA harbors:
- the LOC109724645 gene encoding uncharacterized protein LOC109724645, translating to MLLGACMRSRNRATHFFPRVSSISNSFAVYFGNCREVSRSYNAHFLLDEVEEAGEDVTRRQHTGRVPFSLAKSLACLQEEFTVDRQKPLSRMEQKRLIELRIKKKVKAQFLNGKFHDLMGTVVANPDSLRDAYDIICLNSNVDLASRRHDVCFNSLAEQLESGDFDIEGNTIVIIAKGSRKECLVLPRLKLKVIQEAIRVVLEVVFRPHFSKISHGCRSGRGCRSALRFICEEIGRPDWCFTIPMNKEANGIILSKLILEFKEKIEDAHLISFIQSLFNARVLNMVFGGYPKGHGLPQEGVLSPILMNIYLDVLDRELFRISMRYEALRSDKNNVKNVDGSNLRRWFQRQIKDRDDTNEKQIKDGVGTRIFACRYMDEIFIAIFGSKDVAQDVKTEVIAYLNNSLFLDVEDKVDLMTVSKNSCSLQFAGTVVRVTEKESTALKAVHKLKDKVSLFASQKQEIWDAMNLRIGKKWLAHGLRRIKESEIKQLGLSSPLLDHISQFRKEGMKTDHWFKSLLNIWMQDIKAKTEANEDVLLSKQIAEPALPQDLRDSFYNFQIKAKEYVSSESAATLALLNCSTTTENIITKMEAPIKYVKKSLYRYGLMNIEGFSRHVSALVLQDDTLIINWFSGLVKRWLRWYSEFDNFEEIKLLIVDCVRKSCIRTLAAKYRMHEVSIEKRFELDQHGIPTGYDLETEMKLIGYDSPFAHDDEALMYGISHSGLCLLSLSRVRVPTRVINCFVMGCMNASPSMYTLHVKEKQRFPGWKTGFAVSIHASLNGKRIGLCSQHVKDLYLGNISLQSIEFGALS from the exons ATGTTGTTGGGGGCATGCATGAGAAGCCGCAATAGAGCAACCCATTTTTTTCCAAGAGTTAGCAGCATATCCAACTCATTTGCAGTTTATTTTG GAAACTGTCGCGAAGTGTCTCGATCCTACAATGCACATTTCTTGCTCGATGAAGTTGAAGAGGCTGGAGAGGATGTCACACGAAGACAACATACGGGCAGGGTGCCATTCTCATTGGCAAAGAGCTTAGCTTGTCTTCAAGAAGAATTCACTGTAGACCGGCAAAAGCCCTTGTCACGGATGGAGCAGAAGAGATTGATCGAGCTCCGGATTAAGAAGAAGGTCAAGGCGCAATTTCTGAATGGGAAGTTTCATGATCTTATGGGTACTGTGGTTGCCAACCCTGATTCTCTCCGTGATGCTTATGATATTATATGTCTCAACTCGAATGTTGATTTGGCTTCTAGAAGACATGATGTTTGTTTTAATTCCTTGGCCGAGCAGCTTGAAAGTGGGGATTTTGATATCGAAGGTAATACCATAGTGATAATTGCAAAGGGTAGTAGAAAAGAGTGCTTGGTCCTCCCTAGGTTAAAACTGAAAGTAATTCAAGAAGCAATACGTGTAGTTCTTGAGGTGGTATTTAGGCCTCACTTCTCTAAGATTTCTCATGGTTGCAGAAGTGGAAGAGGGTGCCGATCGGCTCTTAGATTTATCTGTGAAGAGATTGGAAGACCTGATTGGTGCTTTACAATTCCTATGAACAAAGAGGCTAATGGGATAATCCTTTCTAAGCTCATTTTAGAATTCAAGGAGAAGATTGAAGATGCTCACTTGATCAGCTTCATTCAGAGTTTGTTTAATGCTCGAGTGCTCAACATGGTGTTTGGAGGCTATCCCAAGGGACATGGACTTCCGCAAGAAGGTGTCCTCTCACCGATCCTTATGAACATTTATCTTGATGTTTTAGATCGTGAATTATTCAGAATAAGCATGAGATATGAAGCACTTCGTtcagataaaaataatgttaaaaatgtTGATGGCTCAAACTTACGCCGCTGGTTTCAAAGGCAAATAAAAGACAGAGATGATACAAATGAGAAGCAAATAAAAGATGGTGTAGGGACAAGAATTTTTGCATGTAGATATATGGATGAGATTTTTATTGCAATCTTTGGATCCAAAGATGTTGCACAAGATGTAAAAACTGAAGTTATAGCTTACTTGAACAACTCACTTTTCTTGGATGTGGAGGATAAAGTGGATCTAATGACAGTCAGTAAGAATTCCTGCAGTTTGCAATTTGCTGGTACAGTTGTCCGGGTGACTGAAAAAGAAAGTACTGCATTAAAAGCGGTGCACAAGTTGAAGGACAAGGTCTCGCTTTTTGCTTCTCAGAAGCAGGAAATATGGGATGCTATGAATCTAAGAATAGGCAAGAAGTGGCTTGCACATGGTTTAAGAAGGATCAAGGAATCTGAGATCAAGCAACTCGGTCTAAGCTCTCCATTGTTGGATCATATTTCTCAATTTCGTAAAGAGGGAATGAAAACTGACCACTGGTTTAAGTCCTTGCTGAACATCTGGATGCAAGATATTAAAGCCAAAACTGAAGCAAATGAAGATGTTCTTCTATCCAAACAAATCGCTGAACCAGCACTACCACAAGACTTGAGAGACTCATTTTACAATTTCCAAATAAAGGCCAAAGAATATGTTTCGTCAGAGTCAGCTGCGACCCTTGCATTGCTAAATTGCTCCACAACCACTGAAAATATTATTACTAAGATGGAAGCACCTATTAAATATGTGAAAAAAAGCCTTTATCGTTATGGATTGATGAACATTGAGGGGTTCTCTAGGCATGTCTCTGCCCTTGTCTTACAAGACGACACTCTAATCATAAACTGGTTTTCTGGATTAGTTAAACGGTGGCTTAGATGGTATTCTGAGTTTGACAATTTTGAAGAAATCAAACTCTTAATAGTTGACTGTGTTAGGAAATCGTGCATTAGGACATTAGCAGCCAAGTACCGTATGCATGAAGTTTCAATAGAGAAGCGTTTTGAATTGGACCAACATGGAATTCCAACAGGATATGATTTAGAGACCGAAATGAAATTGATTGGTTATGACTCTCCTTTCGCTCATGATGATGAAGCTTTGATGTATGGTATTTCTCATAGTGGTTTATGTTTACTATCTttatctagggttagggttccgaCTCGTGTAATCAATTGCTTTGTTATGGGATGCATGAATGCTTCACCAAGCATGTACACGCTTCATGTGAAGGAGAAGCAACGGTTTCCTGGATGGAAGACAGGTTTCGCGGTATCAATTCATGCTAGTTTGAATGGAAAACGAATTGGCTTGTGCAGCCAGCATGTTAAAGATTTGTATCTTGGGAATATTTCACTTCAATCCATTGAGTTCGGTGCTTTGAGTTGA